The window CAATACCTATCTAATGGATTTAGTTATGATACGGTTGGGCAATTTATTGAGGATTTTGTATTCTATCAATTATATGCATTTGTTTTAGGGCTATCAAATATGAACTTTTTCGCCTATATGGAACGTCGCCAATGGATGGCTGGACAGTATGTTAAACGAGTTGTTTTGGGGATTTTAGGCTCTACTGTAATGACATTATTTGGGCTGTTTCTTTTAAGAGGGTTTACGTCCGTAATTTATATCGGTAATTCGTTTTCCTTTTTTATTCGTAACGAAACCTGGCAAGGGTATTCTTTTGGATTGTGGATGACCTTGACTATCGTTTCTGTTTTTCATGTAGTTTATTTTTATAACAGATACCAGAAAAATAAACTGAAAGAACAAAAAGTGATTGCTGGGACTGCTAGTGCTAAGTTTGATGCTTTAAAAAATCAGTTAGATCCACATTTTTTGTTTAATAGCTTAAATGTATTAACTAGTTTAATTGAAGAAAACCCGCAAAGTGCACAAAAATTTACGACTAGCTTATCCAAAGTATATCGGTATGTATTGGAGCAAAAAAACAAAGATTTAGTAACAGTTGATGAAGAGCTTAAGTTTGCAATAACCTATATGTCTTTATTAAAAATGCGATTTGAAGACAGTATTATTTTTGATATCCCAGAGCAAACCATAAATCCAGAGAGCAAAGTAGTGCCTTTAGCTTTACAGTTATTACTAGAAAATGCAGTAAAACACAACGTTGTAACTAGTAACCGACCATTACATATTAAAATTTATGAGGCTAACGGAAACTTGATAGTAGAAAATAATTTACAACCCAAAGCAATTGTCAAAAAGAGTAGTGGTGTTGGTCTTGAAAATATCAAACAACGCTACGCATTATTAACCAACAAACGTGTAAGTATTAGCCAAAACACCACTAGTTTTAGAGTGGCAATACCCATGTTAACTAAAGAATTATCAGTTATGAAACAAATACCACAACAAGAATTTGATGACACCTATATAAGAGCGCGTAAACATGTTGAAGAATTAAAGGAGTTTTACTATAATCTAATTTCGTATTGTATTGTCATTCCGTTTTTAATTTTTGTAAACTATTATACCAATTGGAACTACAAATGGTTTGTATGGCCATTATTTGGTTGGGGAATTGGGATTTCATTTCATGCCTATAAAGTCTATGTTAACGATGGCGTTTTAGGTAGGAATTGGGAAGATCGCAAAATAAAGGAGTTTATGAATGAGGAAGAAGGCAAGCAACGCTGGAACTAAAAACAAAACAGTATGGAACAGAATAGAGAATCTTTTAACGCCTCTGACGCAGATCTACAACGTAGTTATGAAAAAGAGGAAGCTTATTTAAGAGCTAAAAAGAAAGTAGAGAAAATACAAGGGTTTTATTGGCACTTAGCCGTCTATGTGGTCGTTAATATTTTTTTAGTGATTACTATTTCTAGGAATTCTAATTTACCTTTTTGGAATTTTGCAACGTTTTCGACCGCATTATTCTGGGGAATAGGTTTAGGGTTTCATTTTTTAGGTGTTTTTGGTTCCAATTTTTTATTTGGTAAAAACTGGGAAAAACGTCAAATAGAAAAATATATGAATGCTGATCATGATAAACAACGTTGGGAGTAGGAGATGACCGAAAAAGGCACGAGGTTAAAGTCAAAAGAGGTAAATATGATACATAAGCAACATTGACTTCAACTTATTAATTGTAGCGTTTCTAATTGAAAAGTGTTGTATAGTATAAAGTGAAATATTAAAATAAACCAACCAAATAAGAGTACCAATGAAAGTGATAATAATAGAAGATGAAAAACCATCTGCAAGACGTTTACAACGTATGCTTACAACTTTAGATATGGAAGCTGAAACCATGTTACATTCGGTAGAGGAATCTATAGATTGGTTTAATACTAACCCACATCCTGATTTAATATTTTTAGATATCCAGCTTAGTGACGGTTTGTCTTTTGAAATATTTGAAGCGGTTGAGGTTAAATCTGCTATTATTTTTACAACTGCTTATGATGAGTATGCTTTGCAAGCTTTCAAATTAAATAGTATCGATTATTTATTAAAACCTATTGATGACCAAGACTTAGAAACTGCGGTTACAAAATATAAGGCTAGGCTTCCGCAGAAAACAAGCATCGCATTAGACTTTGAGGATATCAAAAAGTTGCTGGTTAATCCTATTGATAGAGTGTACAAAAAACGATTTTCGGTTAAAGTTGGACAACATCTTAAATTAATAAATATTGATGATGTTGAATGCTTTTACAGCGAAAATAAAGGGACCTATTTATATACTACAGAAGGTCGAAATTATTTGTTAGACATGACTTTAGAAGGTTTAGAAAATGAACTGGAGCCAGAAACATTTTTTAGAATAAACAGAAAGTATTTTATAAACATTAATGCTATTAAGGATATGATAAGCTACACTAACTCGCGCTTACAAATCAAGTTAAATAACTATAATGAAGCTGAGGTTATTGTCGCTAGAGAGCGTGTAAAGGATTTTAAAGCGTGGTTGTCTTAATTATTCCTCTTCGTCCTCAATCCTATTGTCATCAAAAGCACTTGGCAATAGTTTAGGTATAAATTTAATCACTAATGGCAGTAGTAAAGCTCCGCCAGGTAACAAGAAGATCGCTAAACTAGGAATGGATTTAAAAACATCCAATAGTTGATCTTGTACCTTTTTTTGTTCTTCTTTACTTAAATCTCTGATTGTCGATTTAGATAAAAGAATCACTAACTCTTTACTTTCTAAAAGCTCTTGCGTTAATTTTTTACTATTGCGTTTAATTAACTTAAACACCATATTAGTAGAGTTGTCGTAAAATGTTTTGACAATATTTTTAGAGCCTAAAAGGGGGACTTTTTGTCGGTACGTTTTATAAAATGCTTCTATCGTTTTTGAAGCTTCGTTGGTTTGATGTTGTGTTAGGTTAAGATTTTCGCCTAAAGTATTTAAAAATACTTCTTCTTCGTTATCTAATTTTGCATCTGTCCAAGTAGCCATAGCTGCAAGGTCTAAACAATACCTAGAAAATAGATTGGAGTCTACACTAGCAATAGCTTCGTTAAATACTAAGACACTATCACGCTGGTAACGTAGGGATTGTTCAAAAAGATTAATTAAGCTTTTGTCATAATCTGACTTTGCCTTTTTACTATTTAAAGTATTTAAAACAATACTCTCTATAATAGCCTCGTAATTTTTAATAATGTCGTCATTAACAATACCAGTCTTCAAATAATTTCTAAACGCTAAGACATCTACAAATAATAAGGCGTTAGTTATAAAGTAATTAAAACTCTTGTCTATTAAGTTGTCATCAATCTGAATGCGCTTATTAATAATACGCTCCACTTGATCTTTAACATCTTTGGAACCTATTATAGCCTGTATAAAAGAGACTCTTTCCTTGTTTATAGTATTGTAAAAATTAGCGACTTCAGTATAGAAGTCGTTTGTAGTATTATGATTGGTATAGGCAATAAGTAAAGCAATTACTAAATTTATTTTACAAATTTCGTCGGCTTCAAAATCGTCGTTTTCAACCCAATTATTTACAACAGTGACATTACTTCCATATATAAAACCGCAATCTCTAAAGTGTCTGTAATACACTTCTAAGTCGTTGTCTTTAAAGAGATCTTTGGGTTTTAGCTCTCTTATTAGTTTTTTTATCCAGCCTGAAGCAGATGGGTTCATTGGTGTTTTTTATTATGGTATAAAGATACTTTTTTTAAAGTATTATTTGCTTTTTTTTCAAATTAACCAAACTTTTATAAAACCGCTATTGCAATTGTTGCGTAAGTGTATCCGAGAACCAAAAATAACAATTAACAAAAAATCTCAAAACATTATGAAAAATTTCAAATTTATTTTAGGAGTAGGCGTATTTGCAGCAGCAGGTTTCTTCTTCTTATCAGCGGATCACATTGATGCTCCAGCAGTACAAGGTGGTACAAGTGATATCACAGATTTTTACGCCTTTCAAGGCGAGAACACAGATAACTTAGTGTTTGTAGCTAACGTACAAGGGTTATTAAGTCCGTCTGCAACAGGTAGTGCTAGTTTTGATGAAAACGTGATGATCGAATTTAATATTGACAACACAGGAGACAATGTAGAAGATTTAGTTATCCAAGCAATACCAAGAGATGGTAAAATGTACTTTTTTGGACCAGTTGCTCCAGGTACAACAGGATTAAGTAGTACTGTTATGCAGTCTGCAACACAAACAGTAGTAGATATTACAGCTTACGGTGATACTCCAGTAGTAGAAACATCTGCAGGGATTTCTGCTTTTGCTGGACCAAGAGATGATCCTTTTTTCTTTGATTTTAATCAATATACTGCAATTATTGGTGGTACTGCTTCAGGTTTTAATTCTCCAGGAACAGATACGTTTGCAGGTACAAACGTAATGTCTATCGTTGTTGAGGTTCCAAAATCTATGATTGGCGGAACAGGAGTAATCAATACTTGGGTAGAATCTAAGTCTAAATAATAACTAACTATTAAAAACATACAAATTATGAAAAATTTCAAAAATATATTTACCGTCCTTTTAGTAACACTAGTCGCTTTTAATTGTTCTGATGACGATGATGCCATTACAATTCAACCAACAGGAACAGACTTTTCTGGGACGTACATGCAAGATGATCAAATGGGTAGACCAGCTGTAAACACTGTATTTGTGTCTTCAGGATCTAAAGACATGTTTAATACAACAGTACCTACTGATCAAAGTGCTTCTTTTCAAGCCATGTTTGAAAATAATTTAACAGGATTAAGTCCAGCTTTTGCAAATGCAGGTGATACTAATGCATTAGGTCAAGATGCTGCTGCTTTTACAACCTTATTAGCTACAGATGTACTTAACGTTTCTCTTGATGGGACAACTACTTTTTATGACGGTACAAATGTTTTAACTGGTCGTACTTTAGCAGATGATGTGATTACGGTAGAATTATTATTGATTTTTGGTGGAGAAGATTTTACAGAAAATCCAACACTATCAAATGATAATGTAAATGAAAATGATAAAGCATTTTCTACATCTTTCCCTTATTTAGCGTCTCCTTGGTAGACTAAAATTTAATCTAGAGCATTGTTAATAATGCTCTAGATTTTTTACAACCAATTCCCTTCCCATCAAAACAAACAAACAAGCAAACAAAACAATTATGAACACTAAATTATACATGCTACTACTTGTTATTATTACGGCAACGAGTTGTTCAGAAAAAACAAAAACAATTACTAATCCTGAAGATTATAATAAGTTTTTAACTTTAGAGACAAGTAAAGAAACATTAAGTGCGTCTACAGAATATAACTTTTGGAAAAATAAATTAGAAGCTACTCCCAATCAGATTTCTTATTTATCAAAAATTGCTAGCGCAGAGTCAAGATTATTTAAGTCTACAGGGTATATAAAATATCTAAAACAAGCAGAACAATCCTTAGTAAGGTTAAATGAAGAAACACAATATAGTTCGGCGGGTCATTTAAGAGCTTTAGCACGTAATTATATTTCACAACATAAATTTAAAGCCGCTCTAGAATTAGTTGAAAAAGCGGAAAAGAATGGGCAAAATCTTGATGGTACTCAAAAAATGATGTTTGATGTGCACATGGAATTAGGTAATTATACTCTTGCTAAAAACTATTTAGAAGAAGTCAAAGATTTAAACGATTTTGGTTATTTAATAAGATTATCAAAATGGAGCGATCATAAAGGAGACTTAGCCTCCGCAATAAAATACTTAGAGAAAGCGACTAAAAAGGCCGAATCTTCTAATTTAGAAGGTTTAATGGAGTGGTCGTATACCAATCTTGCTGATTTTTATGGGCATGATGGACAAGTAGAAAAATCTTATAACTATTATTTAAAATCCTTAGCAATTAATCCTGATGATGCTTATGCAAAAAAAGGGATTGCATGGATTGTGTATTCTTACGAGAAAAACACAACAGAGGCTAATCGTATTTTAGAAGCATTAACACAATTACATAATGCGCCAGATTATTTATTATTTAAAGCAGAAATTGCAGAATATGAAAATGATGAGGTTGCTAAAAAAGCCTATTTAAATACTTATTTTGAAGTATTACAAGACACGAATTATGGAGACATGTATAACGTGTATTCTTCTAAAATATTAGCAGATTCTAAAAGTAAAACGGCTATTACATTGGCAGAAATTGAAGTGCAAAATAGACCAACACCTATATCTTACGATTTATTAGCGTGGAGTTATTTTAATAATGGTAATACAGTTAAAGCTTTAAATATAGCAGAACAGTATGTTGTTGGAAAAACTTTTGAACCAGAGGCGCAGTACCATATTGCCGAGATTTATAAAGCTAATGGTAAATTAAAAGAAGTTGCACTACTTAAAAAAGAATTACAGGAAAGTAGTTACGAATTAGGACCTTTAACTTCCAAGATTGTCAATAAATTATAATATTTGCGGTCATGAAAAAAATAATAACATTTATCATATTAGTCAATTTAGTTTGGATGGCTAATGCACAGACAGTCAAAGGATCTGTAATGGAAAATAATCAGCCTTTAGAATCAGCCTATGTGTATAACCAAAGTTCTCAAGAGCATGCACATACTAATCAATTAGGACAATTTACAATTAATAATACCAATGTAGGAGACAGCCTTATGGTTGGGTTATTAGGCTATCAAAAAAGAATTATAGTATTAACGGAAGGGTTAATAAAAAAGGGATTGATTTTTAATCTAGAAGCGAAAGCTTTTGTTTTGGACGAGTTAGTTTTAAGCGAGCCTTTGGATGTGATGAATAGCATGATTAAAATAGATCTAGCAACAAGTCCAATTAATTCTTCGCAAGAAATTTTAAGAAAAGTTCCAGGTTTAATTATTGGACAACATGCCGGTGGCGGTAAAGCAGAGCAACTATTTTTAAGAGGTTTTGATATCGATCACGGTACAGATGTAGGGTTGTCTGTAGATGGGATGCCAGTTAATATGGTGTCACATGCACATGGTCAAGGGTATAGTGATTTACACTTTTTAATTCCGGAAACGATACAAAATATTAGTTTTGGAAAAGGACCTTACTATGCCAATCATGGGGATTTTAATACAGCTGGTTTTGTAGATTTTAAGACTAAAGATAAGTTAGATGATAATCTAATTAGTTTTTCTGCAGGTCAATTTAATTCGTTAAGAACCTTAGGGATGTTTAATCTTTTAGATAATCAAAACGCTCAAAATGCTTATGTCGCGGTGGAGTATATCGAAACCGATGGTCCATTTGAATCTCCACAAAATTTTGACAGATTAAATGTAATAGGAAAGTATAATGCCTTTTTAAATAACAATTCTAAAATAGGATTAACATTAAGTCATTTTACAAGTCAATGGGATGCTTCAGGTCAAATACCACAACGTTTAGTTGATGATGGCACGCTTTCAAATTTTGGTGCAGTAGATGATACTGAGGGCGGAGAAACGAGTCGTACTAATTTTAATGTGCAGTACAGTACTATTTTGGATAACGATGTGTCTATGGAGACTAATGCATTTTATTCTAATTACAATTTTGAATTGTATTCAAATTTTACATTCTTTTTAGAGGATCCTATAAATGGAGACCAAATAAAACAGAAAGAAGACCGAAATATTTTTGGGTTTAATACGCAATTTAAAAAGAATATAGATTATAATGATTTTGATGTAACGTATACATCAGGAGTTGGCCTAAGATATGATGATGTTAATGATATCGAATTGTCGCATACATTAAACAGAAAAGAAACCTTAGAAAATATCCAGTTGGGTAATGTAAATCAACGTAATTTATATGGGTTTTTTAATGCTGAAATCGATTTAGGTAAAGTTAAAATTACTCCAGCTTTACGTCTAGAGTATATGAAGTTTCAGTACCAAGATCAGTTAAGTCCAACATATAGTAATATATCACAAACGGAAGTTGCTTTACTACCAAAGTTAAGCATCCAATACAATCAAAATAATAATTTACAATGGTTTGTTAAATCGGGGATTGGGTTCCATTCTAACGATTCTAGAGTAGTGTTAAATCAAGAAATAGATAATGCTTTACCAAAAGCCTACGGAGTAGATTTTGGAAATATATGGAAACCAACAGAAAAATTAGTGTTAAATACAGCACTATGGTATTTGTTTTCTGAAGAAGAATTTGTGTACGTTGGAGATGCTGGAATTATTGAGCCTAGCGGAAAATCTGAGCGTTACGGTATTGATTTTGGTGTTAGATATCAATTAACGGATAATATTTACTTTAATACAGATGCAACAATCACTAGAGCAAGAAGTTTAGAAAAATCAAACGGAAACGATTATATTCCATTAGCACCAGACTTTACTTTGGTTGGAGGACTTTCTTTTAAGGATATTAATGATTTTTCAGGAGGAATTAACTATAGATATGTGGATGATAGACCTGCAAATGAAGATAATTCGGTTCAGGCTGAAGGTTATTTTGTTACAGATTTAAATATCAACTATGCGTTTAATAATCATTGGAAGTTAGGAGTAAGTATTGAAAATGTTTTGGATACGGATTGGAAAGAAACTCAGTTTTTAACAGAGTCAAGATTACAAAATGAAGCGCAAGCAGTAGAAGAGATTCATTTTACACCAGGTACACCATTTAGTTTTAAAACGACATTAAGTTATTCGTTTTAAGTAAAATAAAACCTTACTCATAAAAAATAACGTAAGTATAGTGCAATCGGTTTAAGGGAAATGATTAATTGTACAACTAACATACATGATGTTTAATTTTATGAAAAGGTAAGGTTGTTTTTTGTTGGTTTGTTTTGAAAGTGTTTGATAATTTTATTATCAAACACTTTCTTTATTTTATAACAGTTTTGAGTGCTAGACTAGAAGAGTATTGTATCACACTATAAGTCTATGTCTGTTGTTTTTTATAGCTGTAGTCCCATTGCTAAGTGATGTTCAAATATTAGAATGTAAATAGAGATTAATAGGGGGTGAGATAGGTTAATTTTTAAGATATATCCGTATTGTGTTTGTGTTAATTAAAACCTGGATAATATATTGAGCGATCATTTTTTTAAGTTGTTTACTAGTTTTATTTAGATTTTGGATATAAAAAAAAGACACCTAATAGATGTCTTTTTGATTTAAATTAATGTGATTTTTATTACAATGAAGCTAAAGCTCCTAAAGTATATAATTGTTCTAACGTTGGAGATTGACTTCCGCCAGCTGGCTCTAAGGTTATACCAAAGGCTTGAGATTGATTGGTGTTTTTAAGTGTAAAAATCTTATTATCATCTTTTATAAAATCGTCAATAGTACCTAGGTTAGTAGGTGTTAAAGGATTTAAAGTTAAAGACCATACTTGGTATACTTTACCTTCTGGAGGTTCTGGTAAGCCTTGTAAATCTAAATACACCGTATCATCTTTTTTATCCCAATACACAGTTGCGTAGGCTCCAGGAGCTGCTGCTTGACCTTCCAGTGGTATATTAATAATACTTTTATCTCTTATAATGTTTAGTAAATTCTTAGTTTCAACTAAATCCGTTTTGGAATTTTCCATCTGGATTTCGATAAAATCTTTTTCAGTATTTACCGTTTGTATTTGATCTTCTAATGTTGATTTCTGGTCAATAGTCCAAAGTAAACCACCTGCTAATACTATTGCAGCTGCCCAACCTGAGTAATTAA is drawn from Psychroserpens sp. NJDZ02 and contains these coding sequences:
- a CDS encoding 2TM domain-containing protein, whose translation is MNKNLKNIVLTFAIGCVVFVFGQYLSNGFSYDTVGQFIEDFVFYQLYAFVLGLSNMNFFAYMERRQWMAGQYVKRVVLGILGSTVMTLFGLFLLRGFTSVIYIGNSFSFFIRNETWQGYSFGLWMTLTIVSVFHVVYFYNRYQKNKLKEQKVIAGTASAKFDALKNQLDPHFLFNSLNVLTSLIEENPQSAQKFTTSLSKVYRYVLEQKNKDLVTVDEELKFAITYMSLLKMRFEDSIIFDIPEQTINPESKVVPLALQLLLENAVKHNVVTSNRPLHIKIYEANGNLIVENNLQPKAIVKKSSGVGLENIKQRYALLTNKRVSISQNTTSFRVAIPMLTKELSVMKQIPQQEFDDTYIRARKHVEELKEFYYNLISYCIVIPFLIFVNYYTNWNYKWFVWPLFGWGIGISFHAYKVYVNDGVLGRNWEDRKIKEFMNEEEGKQRWN
- a CDS encoding 2TM domain-containing protein, which translates into the protein MEQNRESFNASDADLQRSYEKEEAYLRAKKKVEKIQGFYWHLAVYVVVNIFLVITISRNSNLPFWNFATFSTALFWGIGLGFHFLGVFGSNFLFGKNWEKRQIEKYMNADHDKQRWE
- a CDS encoding LytR/AlgR family response regulator transcription factor codes for the protein MKVIIIEDEKPSARRLQRMLTTLDMEAETMLHSVEESIDWFNTNPHPDLIFLDIQLSDGLSFEIFEAVEVKSAIIFTTAYDEYALQAFKLNSIDYLLKPIDDQDLETAVTKYKARLPQKTSIALDFEDIKKLLVNPIDRVYKKRFSVKVGQHLKLINIDDVECFYSENKGTYLYTTEGRNYLLDMTLEGLENELEPETFFRINRKYFININAIKDMISYTNSRLQIKLNNYNEAEVIVARERVKDFKAWLS
- a CDS encoding LETM1-related biofilm-associated protein translates to MNPSASGWIKKLIRELKPKDLFKDNDLEVYYRHFRDCGFIYGSNVTVVNNWVENDDFEADEICKINLVIALLIAYTNHNTTNDFYTEVANFYNTINKERVSFIQAIIGSKDVKDQVERIINKRIQIDDNLIDKSFNYFITNALLFVDVLAFRNYLKTGIVNDDIIKNYEAIIESIVLNTLNSKKAKSDYDKSLINLFEQSLRYQRDSVLVFNEAIASVDSNLFSRYCLDLAAMATWTDAKLDNEEEVFLNTLGENLNLTQHQTNEASKTIEAFYKTYRQKVPLLGSKNIVKTFYDNSTNMVFKLIKRNSKKLTQELLESKELVILLSKSTIRDLSKEEQKKVQDQLLDVFKSIPSLAIFLLPGGALLLPLVIKFIPKLLPSAFDDNRIEDEEE
- a CDS encoding tetratricopeptide repeat protein — protein: MNTKLYMLLLVIITATSCSEKTKTITNPEDYNKFLTLETSKETLSASTEYNFWKNKLEATPNQISYLSKIASAESRLFKSTGYIKYLKQAEQSLVRLNEETQYSSAGHLRALARNYISQHKFKAALELVEKAEKNGQNLDGTQKMMFDVHMELGNYTLAKNYLEEVKDLNDFGYLIRLSKWSDHKGDLASAIKYLEKATKKAESSNLEGLMEWSYTNLADFYGHDGQVEKSYNYYLKSLAINPDDAYAKKGIAWIVYSYEKNTTEANRILEALTQLHNAPDYLLFKAEIAEYENDEVAKKAYLNTYFEVLQDTNYGDMYNVYSSKILADSKSKTAITLAEIEVQNRPTPISYDLLAWSYFNNGNTVKALNIAEQYVVGKTFEPEAQYHIAEIYKANGKLKEVALLKKELQESSYELGPLTSKIVNKL
- a CDS encoding TonB-dependent receptor; translation: MKKIITFIILVNLVWMANAQTVKGSVMENNQPLESAYVYNQSSQEHAHTNQLGQFTINNTNVGDSLMVGLLGYQKRIIVLTEGLIKKGLIFNLEAKAFVLDELVLSEPLDVMNSMIKIDLATSPINSSQEILRKVPGLIIGQHAGGGKAEQLFLRGFDIDHGTDVGLSVDGMPVNMVSHAHGQGYSDLHFLIPETIQNISFGKGPYYANHGDFNTAGFVDFKTKDKLDDNLISFSAGQFNSLRTLGMFNLLDNQNAQNAYVAVEYIETDGPFESPQNFDRLNVIGKYNAFLNNNSKIGLTLSHFTSQWDASGQIPQRLVDDGTLSNFGAVDDTEGGETSRTNFNVQYSTILDNDVSMETNAFYSNYNFELYSNFTFFLEDPINGDQIKQKEDRNIFGFNTQFKKNIDYNDFDVTYTSGVGLRYDDVNDIELSHTLNRKETLENIQLGNVNQRNLYGFFNAEIDLGKVKITPALRLEYMKFQYQDQLSPTYSNISQTEVALLPKLSIQYNQNNNLQWFVKSGIGFHSNDSRVVLNQEIDNALPKAYGVDFGNIWKPTEKLVLNTALWYLFSEEEFVYVGDAGIIEPSGKSERYGIDFGVRYQLTDNIYFNTDATITRARSLEKSNGNDYIPLAPDFTLVGGLSFKDINDFSGGINYRYVDDRPANEDNSVQAEGYFVTDLNINYAFNNHWKLGVSIENVLDTDWKETQFLTESRLQNEAQAVEEIHFTPGTPFSFKTTLSYSF
- a CDS encoding anti-sigma factor domain-containing protein, which gives rise to MNINDYINSGILELYVAGKLSETESIEVYNLMLKHPEVLQEVLEIEASIVKLTASVSPKKSISFNTIKGRLNNTPNNGKVISLNKSNTKWINYSGWAAAIVLAGGLLWTIDQKSTLEDQIQTVNTEKDFIEIQMENSKTDLVETKNLLNIIRDKSIINIPLEGQAAAPGAYATVYWDKKDDTVYLDLQGLPEPPEGKVYQVWSLTLNPLTPTNLGTIDDFIKDDNKIFTLKNTNQSQAFGITLEPAGGSQSPTLEQLYTLGALASL